The following proteins are co-located in the Brachybacterium sacelli genome:
- a CDS encoding Rv2175c family DNA-binding protein, with protein sequence MNDLDDLITDWLTLPDVALRLDLEVSRVHRLLEDGHLIAVRRGDPVVRMIPALLLTDDGVAPYLQGTVTLLRDGGFDDVELLTWLFTEDETLPGRPIDQLRSGQRGEVRRRAQALAL encoded by the coding sequence GTGAACGACCTCGATGACCTCATCACCGACTGGCTGACCCTTCCCGACGTCGCGCTGCGACTGGACCTGGAGGTCTCGCGCGTCCACCGCCTCCTCGAGGACGGGCACCTGATCGCCGTCCGGCGCGGCGACCCCGTCGTGCGCATGATCCCCGCACTGCTGCTGACCGACGACGGAGTCGCGCCGTACCTCCAGGGCACGGTCACGCTGCTGCGGGACGGAGGCTTCGACGACGTGGAACTGCTGACCTGGCTGTTCACCGAGGACGAGACCCTTCCGGGTCGCCCGATCGATCAGTTGCGCAGCGGTCAGCGCGGCGAGGTGCGACGCCGCGCGCAGGCACTCGCCCTCTGA
- a CDS encoding polyprenyl synthetase family protein yields the protein MSTAEAPPGGGRAIELDDLLVARITEITRTELARRRRRLEEISPETATLVDSLESYLEGGKLLRPRFCFWGGVAALGREPTAQEIDDLARCGAAIELVQAAALMHDDVIDHSPVRRGRPALHAAAAARHERDRLVGSAEDFGVAVAIVLGDLALSWAEQLAAAVEGDSACTARARREFDELRTEVMSGQFLDILHQAGGFASAPDAEQAALAVIRWKTVPYTVLRPVRVGAALMGADDTVLERLSNWAIEVGTAFQLRDDLLSVVGDQDETGKPIGGDIVEGKRTVLLARTEAAADGPGRALLSGVIGRADAAPSEIAAAHELMVATGAVRSVADEVRERARRGHDLLDDSAAGIGQLGRDGLSALAALATDVESLPA from the coding sequence ATGTCCACTGCTGAGGCACCGCCGGGAGGCGGTCGGGCGATCGAGCTCGATGACCTCCTGGTCGCGAGGATCACGGAGATCACGCGGACGGAGCTCGCCCGCCGTCGGCGCCGGCTCGAGGAGATCTCGCCCGAGACGGCGACCCTGGTGGACTCCTTGGAGTCCTATCTCGAGGGCGGCAAGCTGCTGCGCCCACGGTTCTGCTTCTGGGGAGGGGTGGCGGCGCTGGGCCGCGAACCCACCGCGCAGGAGATAGACGACCTTGCACGCTGCGGAGCCGCGATCGAACTGGTCCAGGCCGCCGCGCTCATGCACGACGACGTCATCGACCACTCCCCCGTCCGCCGCGGTCGGCCGGCACTCCATGCCGCCGCCGCAGCACGGCACGAGCGCGATCGTCTCGTCGGCTCGGCGGAGGACTTCGGGGTCGCGGTCGCGATCGTGCTGGGGGACCTCGCGCTGAGCTGGGCCGAGCAGCTCGCGGCCGCCGTCGAGGGCGACTCGGCGTGCACGGCCCGCGCCCGGCGCGAGTTCGACGAGCTGCGCACCGAGGTGATGTCGGGCCAGTTCCTGGACATCCTCCACCAGGCCGGCGGCTTCGCCTCGGCACCGGACGCGGAACAGGCCGCCCTGGCGGTGATCCGCTGGAAGACGGTGCCCTACACCGTGCTGCGGCCGGTGCGTGTGGGCGCGGCGCTGATGGGTGCCGACGACACCGTGCTCGAGCGGCTCTCAAACTGGGCGATCGAGGTCGGGACCGCGTTCCAGCTGCGGGACGATCTGCTCAGCGTGGTGGGGGACCAGGACGAGACGGGCAAACCGATCGGTGGCGACATCGTCGAGGGCAAGCGCACGGTGCTGCTGGCACGGACGGAGGCGGCGGCCGACGGGCCCGGCCGCGCCCTGTTGTCCGGGGTGATCGGTCGAGCCGACGCCGCGCCGTCGGAGATCGCCGCCGCCCACGAGCTCATGGTCGCCACGGGCGCCGTCCGCTCGGTCGCCGACGAGGTGCGCGAGCGCGCCCGTCGCGGCCACGACCTGCTCGACGACAGCGCGGCGGGGATCGGTCAGCTCGGCAGGGACGGGCTGTCCGCGCTCGCCGCGCTCGCCACCGACGTCGAGTCGCTGCCCGCTTGA
- the metX gene encoding homoserine O-acetyltransferase MetX encodes MSVLGALDRGTSAAAPQPRPAHTASASAPTRPAQAPSTVTGAWRPEHGVGDRRFVDIGDLPLESGVVLEDVTMAYETWGTLAADGGNAVLVLHALTGDSHVRGPAGEAHASPGWWEEMVGPGRPVDTDRYFVIAPNILGGCQGSTGPSSPGPDGRAWGSRFPLLTVRDQVEAERRLRDELGLRRWALVIGGSMGGMRAVEWAVTHPDEVERLGVIATSARATADQIAWNSAQIAAIRVDPGFRGGDYYDVPDAEGPQQGLGIARRIAHTTYRTADELESRFGNRAQADEDPFDGCGRHQVTSYLDHHAGKLSGRFDANSYLVLAQSMNTHDVGRGRGGTVAALERVRARTLAVAIDSDRLFPTDLVAEMARHIPDADWHVASSPIGHDAFLLAHPDLGEWIRALLDG; translated from the coding sequence ATGAGCGTTCTCGGAGCTCTGGACCGGGGCACGTCGGCCGCCGCGCCGCAGCCGCGGCCCGCGCACACGGCCTCGGCGTCGGCCCCGACCCGTCCCGCGCAGGCGCCGTCGACGGTGACGGGGGCCTGGCGTCCCGAGCACGGCGTCGGGGACCGCCGGTTCGTCGACATCGGAGACCTCCCGCTCGAGAGCGGTGTCGTGCTCGAGGACGTCACCATGGCGTACGAGACGTGGGGCACCCTCGCGGCCGACGGCGGCAATGCGGTGCTCGTCCTGCACGCGCTCACCGGGGACTCCCACGTGCGGGGCCCGGCCGGCGAGGCACACGCGAGCCCCGGGTGGTGGGAGGAGATGGTCGGTCCCGGCCGTCCGGTCGACACCGACCGCTACTTCGTCATCGCCCCCAACATCCTGGGCGGATGCCAGGGCAGCACCGGCCCCAGCTCCCCGGGCCCGGACGGACGGGCGTGGGGTTCGCGCTTCCCGCTGCTGACCGTCCGCGACCAGGTCGAGGCGGAGCGAAGGCTGCGCGATGAGCTCGGCCTGCGGCGCTGGGCGCTCGTGATCGGCGGATCGATGGGCGGGATGCGCGCGGTCGAGTGGGCGGTGACCCATCCTGACGAGGTCGAGAGGCTCGGAGTCATCGCGACCTCGGCGCGCGCGACCGCGGATCAGATCGCCTGGAACAGCGCGCAGATCGCGGCGATCCGGGTCGATCCCGGTTTCCGCGGGGGCGACTACTACGACGTCCCGGACGCAGAGGGCCCCCAGCAAGGGCTCGGCATCGCACGGCGCATCGCCCACACCACTTATCGCACCGCGGACGAGCTCGAGAGCAGGTTCGGCAACCGGGCGCAGGCCGACGAGGACCCCTTCGACGGTTGCGGGCGGCACCAGGTGACCAGTTACCTCGACCATCACGCCGGCAAGCTCTCCGGACGTTTCGACGCGAACTCCTACCTGGTCCTCGCCCAGTCGATGAACACCCATGACGTCGGCCGCGGCCGCGGAGGCACCGTGGCGGCCCTCGAGCGCGTGCGAGCCCGCACCCTGGCGGTCGCCATCGACTCGGATCGGCTGTTCCCGACCGACCTGGTCGCGGAGATGGCGCGGCACATCCCGGACGCTGACTGGCACGTGGCCTCCTCTCCGATCGGCCACGATGCGTTCCTGCTCGCGCATCCGGATCTGGGCGAGTGGATCCGCGCCCTGCTGGATGGCTAA
- a CDS encoding universal stress protein, whose amino-acid sequence MTIVVGYSPSGQGAAALRAAVRSARRTGEDVVIASYQFGDGEDERGASSEEELRTALAGADAEGVEVSVRTRDGVDIGEFLLAVVDEVAASLLVIGLRRKSPIGKLNLGASARRVVLGAPCPVLAVKDDHRVDEDALVAGA is encoded by the coding sequence ATGACCATCGTCGTGGGGTACTCGCCCTCCGGTCAGGGCGCGGCCGCCCTGCGCGCGGCCGTCCGATCCGCGCGACGCACGGGGGAGGACGTCGTCATCGCCTCCTACCAGTTCGGCGACGGGGAGGACGAACGCGGAGCCTCCTCCGAGGAGGAGCTCCGCACCGCCCTCGCCGGGGCCGACGCCGAGGGGGTCGAGGTCTCCGTGCGCACCCGGGACGGCGTGGACATCGGGGAGTTCCTGCTGGCCGTGGTCGACGAGGTCGCCGCCTCGCTGCTCGTGATCGGTCTGCGTCGCAAGTCGCCGATCGGCAAGCTCAACCTGGGGGCCTCGGCCCGCCGGGTCGTGCTCGGCGCACCCTGCCCGGTGCTCGCCGTCAAGGACGACCACCGCGTGGACGAGGACGCCCTCGTCGCCGGAGCCTGA
- a CDS encoding RNA polymerase sigma factor has translation MTSSKTAETATDTTAEVAGSEADASSKRSAKTTAAKRKAAAKKKAAPAKASKATAAAEDSEDAEDETEEAEPKKETSQADAKVEASGGFVFNAAEDDAPAQQVVTAGATADPVKDYLKQIGKVALLNAAQEVELAERIEAGLYAEQKLKGDESMVRTKPGRELAMIAEDGRAAKDHLLEANLRLVVSLAKRYTGRGMLFLDLIQEGNLGLIRAVEKFDYSKGYKFSTYATWWIRQAITRAMADQARTIRIPVHMVEVINKLARVQRQMLQDLGREPTPEELAKELDMTPEKVVEVQKYGREPISLHTPLGEDGDSEFGDLIEDSEAVVPADAVSFTLLQEQLHSVLDTLSEREAGVVSMRFGLEDGQPKTLDEIGKVYGVTRERIRQIESKTMSKLRHPSRSQVLRDYLD, from the coding sequence GTGACCTCCTCCAAGACCGCTGAGACCGCCACCGATACGACCGCCGAGGTGGCCGGGTCCGAGGCGGACGCATCCTCGAAGCGCTCCGCGAAGACCACCGCTGCCAAGCGCAAGGCCGCCGCCAAGAAGAAGGCCGCGCCCGCGAAGGCCTCGAAGGCCACCGCGGCTGCGGAGGACTCCGAAGACGCCGAGGACGAGACCGAGGAGGCCGAGCCCAAGAAGGAGACCTCTCAGGCCGACGCCAAGGTCGAGGCCTCCGGCGGCTTCGTCTTCAATGCGGCCGAGGACGACGCCCCGGCCCAGCAGGTCGTCACCGCCGGTGCGACCGCCGATCCGGTCAAGGACTACCTCAAGCAGATCGGCAAGGTCGCTCTGCTGAACGCCGCCCAGGAGGTCGAGCTCGCCGAGCGCATCGAGGCCGGCCTGTACGCCGAGCAGAAGCTCAAGGGCGACGAGTCCATGGTCAGGACCAAGCCCGGTCGCGAGCTGGCGATGATCGCGGAGGACGGCCGCGCCGCCAAGGACCACCTGCTCGAGGCCAACCTGCGTCTGGTCGTCTCCCTGGCCAAGCGCTACACCGGCCGCGGGATGCTGTTCCTGGACCTCATCCAGGAGGGCAACCTGGGTCTGATCCGCGCCGTGGAGAAGTTCGACTACTCCAAGGGCTACAAGTTCTCGACCTACGCCACCTGGTGGATCCGCCAGGCCATCACCCGCGCCATGGCGGATCAGGCCCGCACCATCCGCATCCCCGTGCACATGGTCGAGGTCATCAACAAGCTCGCTCGCGTGCAGCGCCAGATGCTTCAGGACCTCGGCCGCGAGCCCACCCCGGAGGAGCTCGCCAAGGAGCTGGACATGACGCCCGAGAAGGTCGTCGAGGTCCAGAAGTACGGCCGGGAGCCGATCTCCCTGCACACCCCGCTGGGAGAGGACGGCGACAGCGAGTTCGGCGACCTCATCGAGGACTCCGAGGCGGTCGTCCCCGCCGATGCGGTGAGCTTCACGCTCCTGCAGGAGCAGCTCCACTCGGTGCTGGACACACTCTCCGAGCGGGAGGCCGGCGTGGTCTCGATGCGCTTCGGGCTCGAGGACGGCCAGCCCAAGACCCTCGACGAGATCGGCAAGGTCTACGGGGTCACCCGGGAGCGGATCCGCCAGATCGAGTCGAAGACCATGTCGAAGCTGCGTCACCCCTCGCGCTCCCAGGTGCTGCGCGACTACCTCGACTGA
- a CDS encoding DUF7455 domain-containing protein: MNLTLEAPRLTAHDRCDRCGAQAYVKVLLEAGGELMFCAHHARAHQDALKGIAAEVIDETERLHAKPEPVED; this comes from the coding sequence ATGAACCTGACTCTTGAAGCCCCCCGGCTGACCGCTCACGACCGCTGTGACCGCTGCGGAGCACAGGCGTACGTCAAGGTGCTCCTGGAGGCCGGCGGTGAACTGATGTTCTGCGCGCATCATGCCCGCGCCCACCAGGACGCCCTGAAGGGCATCGCCGCAGAGGTGATCGACGAGACCGAACGGCTCCACGCGAAGCCGGAGCCGGTCGAGGACTGA
- a CDS encoding DNA gyrase/topoisomerase IV subunit B: MSPSTATTKNAYDARNLQVLEGLEAVRKRPGMYIGSTDSRGLMHCLWEILDNSVDEALGGDGDSISVILHPDASVEVRDTGRGVPVDVEPRTGLSGVEVVYTKLHAGGKFGGGSYAASGGLHGVGASVVNALSGRLDVEVDRGGKTYAMSFQRGQAGVFDDAGEPDPEAPFTPSVGPAELRVIGKTKRGVTGTRVRYWADPQIFIKGSHFALDELHRRARQTAFLVPGLELSVTDERPERLPDQPATRSYRYDGGISEFVEYLAQDQRITDVIRLQGSGTYTETIPVLDKKGHMVSTDVDRTCEVDIALRWGADYDSTLRSFVNIVATPKGGTHVTGFEQALVKTLRKQVENQARRVKFNAKNEKIEKDDTLAGLTVVVSVRIDEPQFEGQTKEVLGTPAIRAIVAKVVEQRLTDFLTSSKKEEKEQGALVVDKVVSEMRARIAARMHKEVSRRKNALESSTMPTKLADCRTHDVDRSELFIVEGDSALGTAKNARSSEFQALLPIRGKILNTQKASVTDMLKNAECAAIFQVIGAGSGRTFDLEAARYGKIVMMTDADVDGAHIRTLLLTLFHRYMRPLVEEGRVYAAVPPLHRVEIIHGGSKKNEFVYTYSEAELLKLLKSVERRGKRYKEPIQRYKGLGEMDADQLADTTMDPQHRTLRRVRIEDAEAASAMFELLMGSEVAPRKQFIIEGAEELDLERIDA, translated from the coding sequence GTGTCCCCCTCCACCGCAACGACAAAGAACGCCTACGACGCGCGCAATCTCCAGGTCCTCGAGGGCCTGGAGGCCGTCCGCAAGCGCCCCGGCATGTACATCGGTTCGACGGATTCACGCGGTCTCATGCACTGCCTGTGGGAGATCCTCGACAACTCGGTCGACGAGGCGCTGGGCGGTGACGGCGACTCCATCAGCGTGATCCTGCACCCCGACGCCTCCGTCGAGGTCCGTGACACCGGCCGTGGAGTCCCGGTCGACGTCGAACCGCGCACCGGGCTGTCCGGTGTCGAGGTGGTCTACACCAAGCTCCACGCCGGCGGGAAGTTCGGCGGCGGCTCCTACGCTGCCTCGGGCGGTCTGCACGGTGTCGGCGCGAGCGTCGTCAACGCCCTGTCGGGACGGCTCGACGTCGAGGTCGACCGCGGGGGCAAGACCTACGCGATGAGCTTCCAGCGGGGCCAGGCCGGCGTCTTCGACGACGCCGGTGAGCCCGACCCCGAGGCGCCCTTCACCCCGAGCGTCGGACCGGCCGAACTGCGCGTGATCGGAAAGACGAAGCGCGGCGTGACCGGCACCCGCGTGCGGTACTGGGCCGATCCCCAGATCTTCATCAAGGGCTCGCACTTCGCGCTCGACGAGCTCCACCGTCGCGCCCGCCAGACGGCCTTCCTGGTGCCCGGTCTCGAGCTGTCCGTCACCGACGAGCGGCCCGAGCGCCTGCCGGATCAGCCCGCCACCCGCAGCTACCGGTACGACGGCGGCATCAGCGAGTTCGTCGAGTACCTGGCCCAGGACCAGCGGATCACCGATGTGATCAGGCTGCAGGGTTCGGGCACCTACACCGAGACCATCCCCGTGCTCGACAAGAAGGGGCACATGGTCTCCACCGACGTCGACCGCACCTGCGAGGTCGACATCGCGCTGCGCTGGGGCGCGGATTACGACTCGACGTTGCGCTCGTTCGTGAACATCGTGGCCACCCCCAAGGGCGGCACCCACGTCACCGGGTTCGAGCAGGCGCTGGTCAAGACCCTGCGCAAGCAGGTGGAGAACCAGGCGCGACGTGTCAAGTTCAACGCCAAGAACGAGAAGATCGAGAAGGACGACACCCTCGCCGGGCTCACGGTCGTCGTCAGCGTCCGGATCGACGAACCGCAGTTCGAGGGCCAGACCAAGGAGGTGCTCGGCACCCCCGCGATCCGCGCGATCGTCGCCAAGGTCGTCGAGCAGCGCCTGACCGATTTCCTGACCTCCTCCAAGAAGGAGGAGAAGGAACAGGGTGCGCTGGTGGTCGACAAGGTGGTCTCCGAGATGCGTGCCCGCATCGCCGCCCGCATGCACAAGGAGGTCTCGCGCCGCAAGAACGCGCTGGAATCCTCCACCATGCCCACCAAGCTCGCCGACTGCCGCACCCATGACGTCGACCGCTCCGAACTGTTCATCGTCGAGGGCGACAGCGCGCTGGGCACGGCGAAGAACGCGCGCTCCTCGGAGTTCCAGGCGCTGCTGCCGATCCGCGGGAAGATCCTCAACACCCAGAAGGCGTCCGTCACGGACATGCTCAAGAACGCCGAATGCGCCGCGATCTTCCAGGTCATCGGCGCCGGCTCCGGGCGCACCTTCGATCTCGAGGCCGCCCGGTACGGCAAGATCGTGATGATGACCGACGCCGACGTCGACGGCGCCCACATCCGCACCCTGCTGCTGACCCTGTTCCACCGGTACATGCGGCCGCTGGTCGAGGAGGGCCGGGTGTACGCGGCGGTGCCGCCGCTGCACCGGGTGGAGATCATCCACGGCGGGTCCAAGAAGAACGAGTTCGTCTACACCTACTCGGAGGCGGAGCTGCTCAAGCTGCTCAAGAGCGTGGAGCGCCGGGGCAAGCGCTACAAGGAGCCGATCCAGCGCTACAAGGGCCTGGGGGAGATGGACGCCGACCAGCTGGCCGACACGACCATGGATCCTCAGCACCGCACCTTGCGGCGGGTACGGATCGAGGACGCCGAGGCCGCCAGCGCCATGTTCGAGCTCCTCATGGGCTCGGAGGTCGCGCCCCGCAAGCAGTTCATCATCGAGGGGGCCGAGGAGCTCGACCTGGAGAGGATCGACGCATGA
- the hisF gene encoding imidazole glycerol phosphate synthase subunit HisF translates to MSVAVRVIPCLDVDAGRVVKGVNFQGLRDAGDPVELAARYGAEGADELTFLDVTASSGGRETMIDVVRRTAEQIFIPLTVGGGVRSSGDVDQLLRAGADKCGVNTAALGRPELISEISRRFGNQVLVLSIDARRVTEDTPEGTARSGSGFEVTTHGGRRGTGIDAIAWTREVTERGAGEILLNSMDADGTEKGFDLELIGLARAATDLPLIASGGAGAPADFPPAVHAGADAVLAASVFHFQQMTIAEAKRAMADDGITVR, encoded by the coding sequence ATGAGCGTCGCCGTCCGCGTGATCCCCTGCCTCGACGTCGACGCGGGCCGGGTGGTCAAGGGCGTGAACTTCCAGGGACTGCGCGATGCGGGTGATCCCGTGGAGCTCGCCGCCCGCTACGGCGCCGAGGGCGCCGACGAGCTCACCTTCCTCGATGTCACCGCCTCCTCCGGGGGGCGCGAGACCATGATCGACGTGGTGCGACGGACCGCGGAGCAGATCTTCATCCCGCTGACCGTCGGCGGTGGCGTGCGCTCGAGCGGCGACGTCGACCAGCTGCTGCGCGCGGGTGCCGACAAGTGCGGGGTCAACACCGCAGCCCTCGGTCGCCCCGAGCTGATCAGCGAGATCTCTCGCCGCTTCGGCAACCAGGTGCTGGTGCTGTCGATCGACGCGCGACGCGTCACCGAGGACACCCCGGAGGGCACGGCGCGGTCCGGCTCCGGATTCGAGGTCACCACTCACGGCGGGCGACGCGGTACGGGGATCGACGCGATCGCGTGGACCCGCGAGGTGACCGAGCGCGGCGCCGGGGAGATCCTGCTGAACTCCATGGACGCCGACGGCACCGAGAAGGGATTCGACCTCGAGCTCATCGGCCTGGCCCGCGCGGCCACGGACCTGCCGCTGATCGCCTCCGGCGGAGCCGGCGCACCGGCCGATTTCCCGCCGGCCGTGCACGCCGGCGCCGACGCGGTGCTCGCGGCGAGCGTCTTCCACTTCCAGCAGATGACCATCGCCGAGGCGAAACGCGCCATGGCGGACGACGGCATCACGGTGCGGTAG
- a CDS encoding D-hexose-6-phosphate mutarotase, with protein MNASTASPSVPLPEGVAQEQVHGVDALVVDTPAAHGVIHLDGAHLTSWSPTGEADLLWLSPASAFGEGEAIRGGIPLVGPWFGPGRDGAMPVKHGWLRNIRWELSSAALEGEDVVLELVTPADVAKLRGTVAFRIGRELSVDLSITAGATPLELEAALHTYLAVGDVRRIAVEGLEGAEYLDNTRGLAPDVLGDEPVRLTGSTDRIVDAAGVVVIDDETGGRRLVSSPRGTAKTILWNPWDELVTSMADIPDDAWSRFVCVEPAVAKDRFVSLQPGQEHTLGVTYRIEH; from the coding sequence ATGAACGCTTCCACGGCCTCCCCGTCCGTTCCGCTTCCCGAGGGCGTCGCCCAGGAGCAGGTCCATGGGGTCGACGCGCTCGTCGTCGACACCCCTGCCGCGCACGGTGTGATCCACCTCGATGGCGCGCACCTGACCAGCTGGTCCCCCACCGGAGAGGCGGACCTGCTCTGGCTGAGCCCGGCCTCGGCGTTCGGGGAGGGCGAGGCGATCCGGGGCGGGATCCCCCTGGTGGGACCGTGGTTCGGTCCCGGTCGTGACGGTGCGATGCCGGTCAAGCACGGATGGCTGCGCAACATCCGTTGGGAGCTCTCCTCCGCCGCGCTCGAGGGTGAGGACGTGGTCCTGGAGCTGGTGACCCCGGCGGACGTCGCGAAGCTGAGGGGCACCGTCGCCTTCCGGATCGGTCGCGAGCTCTCGGTGGACCTGAGCATCACCGCCGGGGCGACGCCGCTCGAGCTGGAGGCCGCTCTGCACACCTATCTGGCCGTCGGCGACGTGCGCCGGATCGCCGTCGAGGGACTCGAGGGCGCGGAGTACCTCGACAACACCCGGGGACTGGCCCCGGACGTCCTCGGGGACGAGCCCGTCCGGCTGACCGGCTCCACGGACCGCATCGTCGATGCCGCCGGCGTGGTGGTCATCGACGACGAGACCGGTGGTCGCCGCCTCGTCTCCAGCCCGCGCGGCACGGCCAAGACGATCCTCTGGAATCCCTGGGACGAACTGGTCACCTCGATGGCCGACATCCCCGACGACGCCTGGTCCCGGTTCGTCTGCGTGGAGCCCGCGGTCGCCAAGGACCGCTTCGTCAGCCTCCAGCCGGGCCAGGAGCACACCCTCGGGGTCACCTACCGCATCGAGCACTGA